Proteins from a genomic interval of Ictalurus furcatus strain D&B chromosome 2, Billie_1.0, whole genome shotgun sequence:
- the LOC128617096 gene encoding uncharacterized protein LOC128617096, whose product MKAKSKRQLLKNTATVIHSFLVVAFGIAFLSVLPEVGVGLGFILFGYGSSGLSTLTHLIHKMVEKWKPTKTADEIFKNLKNIERLQKKLTEECEIQGLKASSSDGVQCEITARILNAIAKRMKKDLPLSCLRHLLRNEDIASEIHLDKTFYRNVKILLTVIGYSFFSLKTITQTDQVTEGVLGLVLTLPDSVNNCEKLIKNKQQPEAIDLLKTKANEIFEAMKKLKTQLNDIQEILLQMECDRFN is encoded by the exons ATGAAGGCAAAGAGCAAACGCCAGTTGCTGAAAAACACAGCAACCGTGATTCATTCCTTCCTCGTGGTCGCTTTCGGCATTGCATTTCTGTCAGTTCTACCTGAAGTTGGTGTTGGTCTTGGGTTCATACTATTTGGATATGGTTCAAGTGGATTGAGTACTCTAACTCATCTTATACACAAAATGGTGGAGAAATGGAAGCCCACTAAAACAGCTgatgaaatttttaaaaatctgaaaaatattGAGAGGCTCCAGAAGAAGCTGACAGAGGAGTGTGAGATTCAAGGCCTTAAGGCCTCATCCTCCGATGGAGTACAGTGTGAAATCACAGCAAGGATCCTGAACGCCATTGCCAAACGGATGAAGAAAGATCTGCCTCTCAGTTGCCTTAGGCACCTCTTGAGGAATGAAGACATAGCTTCAGAGATTCATTTAGACAAAACCTTCTACCGAAATGTCAAGATTTTGCTAACAGTTATTGGatattctttcttctctctgaaaacaataacacaaacaGACCAG GTCACAGAAGGAGTCCTTGGGCTGGTGTTGACACTTCCTGATTCGGTTAATAACTGtgaaaaactgattaaaaacaaacaacaaccagAAGCTATCGACCTTCTGAAGACAAAAGCTAATGAAATTTTTGAGGCTATGAAGAAATTAAAGACGCAACTGAATGACATACA AGAGATACTACTTCAAATGGAATGTGACCGATTTAACTGA